CCATAAACTGTTACCGGTATCAATCACGATATCATCGGCGCCGATACCGGCACCGATCAGATTTTCGCAAACTTGGTCAACGGGAGCGCCGGCGGGTACGGATAAGACAATAAGATGGGGAGGTTTTAGCTGGGATAAGAGTTCGGTATAAGAAGAGCAACCGTGAACCCGGGGGGTATCTGAGTTATTTTCTTGTTGGTCCTGTAAAATAACATCATTTACCTTTTCACTGCTTAAATCAAACGCTGCTATTTTATAACCATTATCCGCCAGGTTAAGGACCAGATTCTTGCCCATTACACCCAGGCCTATAAAGCCTATGTCACACAAAACCTTATCTCGTGTCATCAATTTATTCCAACTGTGAAGATGAAGAAGCCAGGGGCTCCGATTTAAATTGAGCGTCATTGTAACACGCAAAATGGTGTAAATCCTACAAAATTACCGCTACAAAGCCGATGAAATGCCTATAATATAGTAATCATACGTAATAAATGCTTAAAAATTGATTTAAAACCAGGTAAAGGTGATCTTTTACTTGCAGTTTCCGAAAAATGATGTAATTTTACTACATAAAATATTTACCGGAGTTTATTATGACTATTAAAGTAGGCATCAATGGTTTTGGCCGCATAGGACGTTTTGTCTTCAGGGCAGCTACATTACGTGACGATATTGAAGTGGTCGGCATTAACGATCTTATCGATGTCGATTATATGGCGTATATGCTGAAATATGATTCAACCCATGGCCGCTTTAATGGCACGGTAGAGGTGGTTGACGGTAACCTGGTTGTAAACGGTAAAACCGTCAGGGTTACCGCCGAGCGCGACCCTGCGGCTTTAAAATGGAACGAAATCAATGCCGAAGTCATCGTTGAATCTACCGGCCTTTTCCTCACCGATGAAGCCGCCCGTAAACATATTACCGCCGGCGCGAAAAAAGTAGTAATGTCAGCCCCGTCCAAAGACGACACCCCTATGTTTGTTTGCGGCGTCAACCTTGACAGCTACCAGGGCGAGGATATAGTTTCCAATGCTTCCTGCACCACCAACTGCCTGGCCCCCATTGCCAAAGTATTAAACGATAACTGGGGCATAGCCGACGGCCTGATGACCACAGTACATGCAACCACCGCCACCCAGAAAACCGTAGACAGCCCTTCCGCCAAAGACTGGCGCGGCGGCCGCGGTGCCGGCCAGAACATCATTCCTTCTTCAACCGGCGCGGCAAAAGCCGTAGGTAAGGTAATTCCTGAGCTGAACGGTAGACTTACCGGCATGGCGTTCAGGGTGCCGACACCGAATGTTTCCGTGGTGGATTTAACCGTCAACCTGAAAAAGCCCGCCAGCTATCAGGAAATCTGTGATGCCATGGAAAAAGCCTCCCAGGGCGAGCTTAAAGGTATTTTGGGTTACACCGAAGATCAGGTGGTTTCCAATGATTTTGTCGGCGAAACCTGTACTTCCTACTTTGATGCCAAGGCAGGTATCGCCTTAACCGACAGCTTTGTTAAGCTGGTTTCCTGGTATGACAATGAAATCGGATATTCCAACAAGGTGTTGGATCTGGTGTCTTATATTGCCAGTTACGAGCAAAGCATACTAAAGTCGGCCTAAGCCGTTAGCTTAGCTGGTGGCCCGGTAAATAAAAGCAGGAATAAAATGCGCTCATAATGTCGTATAAGCATCCTGATGTGTTGTCATCGCCAGCGTAGCAAGCAATCTAAAACCAGCGGTCTCAGGTCTGCTGGTTTTTTATTATCCGGACATTAATGTGCTCAGACCAACCCCTCCGCAAATAATTCTAAGACTTGTCGCACTATCAGGGGTGTAAAAATACTACATAAACAGCCAGCTGCTATTTTACTGCATACGACCAGGATCAGCCTGCAAGCCCTGCTCTCTTCCCTAAAACAACAGCTCCTGTTACTACACCTAAGTCCGGTATTGAACCAATAACAACAGCCCCGCAACTTTAGCTGGAAGATCCCAGCAAAAAACAGCCTCCGCCATATAACAAAAATAAACGCCCAAATTGCAGGTATAAAAAAACCAGGCCAAGCCTGGTTTTTCAACGTTAATTATACTGCTATTTTACGTGGTTAAGCGCCTGGGTAGCAAGATCTGTGATCGCGGCCCAGTTCTTTTGCTCAACGATATCATCGGTTACCAGCCAGGAGCCGCCGCAACAGGCAACATTAGGCAAGGCCAGATAATCGCGGACATTGCTCAAATTGATACCTCCGGTGGGACAAAAACGGATATCCGGGAAAGGACCGCCGATCGACTTTATCGCCTTGACCCCGCCGGAAGCCTCCGCCGGGAAGAATTTCAGGTGATCGTAGCCTAAATCTATGGCATCCATCATTTCAGAAATCGAAGAAATACCGGGAATTAAGGCAATATCCCCTTCATTGCCCGCTTTTAGTAAATCTTTGGTCAGCCCCGGGCTGATAGCAAATTTTGCCCCGGCATCGGCACAGCGCTGCAGCATTTCACGGTTGGTCACAGTACCTGCACCGACAACCGCTTCCGGCAATTCTCTGGCGATAGTTTCAATCACCTCAAGTGCCGACGGCGTTCGCAAAGTCACTTCCAGCACCTTAATGCCTGAAGCCAGCAGGGCCCTGGCTATCGGCAAGGCATCTTCCACATCTTTAATCACAAGCACAGGCACTATAGGGCCCATGGCAAAAAGCTCTTTTGGCGAAATTTGCCAATTTTTTGATACCGTCATAATTCCTCTGTATTGTGTTGGCGAAGATAAGCTGAAGCACCGATAATCCCCGGCTGCGACTCTGTGATCACAAAGGTCGGAATGGTTTTGTTAAATTCGACAAAACGTCCTTTGGCTTCAAAACGACTTCTGAATTCGCTATGTTTAAAATATTCAATAAAACGCGGCACTATACCACCGGCGATATAAACCCCGCCAAAAGCGGCCATGGTCAGCGCCAGGTTGCCGGCAAAACTGCCTAAAATCTTGCAAAACTGCGCCAAAGCCTGCTGACAAACCTCACAGCTTTCATTTAACGCCCTTTCACTGATATCCTTGGCACTATAAGGTAAAGGCGACTCACCCTTAGCAAACATCAACGCCTGGTAGATCTGCTCTAAACCTAAACCGGACAATACCTGTTCATAAGATACCCTCGGATATTTAGACAACAGGTAAGATAAAATACGCATTTCATCTTCATCCACCGGGGCGAAATCTACATGACCGCCCTCGCCGCCTAGGCTCAGCCACTGGTCGTTAGCCGGCACGACATGGGCAACCCCCAGGCCGGTGCCCGGACCGCAAATGGCGATGGGCTTATCCGCGGCTGCGCTGCCCTGGCCTATTTGCACTTTCTGCTTGTCATTTAAAAACGGTACCGCATGGGCAATGGCGGTATAATCGTTGATCAATAATAACTTATTAAGCTTTAAGGTCGCTTTAAGTTCAGACTTTGAAAACTGCCAGGGCAGATTGGTCATGGAAATCAGATCATTTTCCACCGGACAGGCAATCGCCAGACAGGCATTAATCTGTTTGTCTGCAATGGCCTTAACAGTGAAGTAATGCTCAAGTACCTCTGCCAGGCCGGCAAAGTCATTACACTGGAAAACTTCCAACTCACTGATATTGCCCTGCTCATCCGTGATGCCCAGGCGGATATTGGTGCCGCCGATATCGGCGACGACATTAACCATAGCTGTACTCATTAAGCGACACCACCCCGGACATTAACTTCGTCTTCATCAAACAAAGAACAGGCGCCGGTATCCGCCGAACTTAGGTTACGGCGCATAAAACCGAAAATTTCACGTCCCATGCCCTGATGATGGCCATTAACGTTAAACACAGCATTGTCTCTTTGCGCCAGTTCTTCATCACTGACTTTTAAGGTCAACTCACCGGTTTCACCGTCAATACGCAACATATCGCCGTCACGGATTTTGGCAATCAGCCCACCGTCCAGCGCTTCCGGGCATAAATGAATGGCTGCCGGTACCTTACCGGATGCACCCGACATACGGCCATCGGTCACTAGAGCTACTTTAAAACCTTTATCCTGCAGCACGCCAAGCGGCGGCGTTAACTTATGCAGCTCAGGCATCCCTCTGGCTTTAGGTCCCTGGAAACGGACAACCGCGATAAAATCTTTTTCCAGTTCACCGGCTTTAAACGCGGCTTCCAGATCGTGCTGGTCTTCGAACACCACAGCCGGCGCTTCGATAACAAAGCTGCCTTCGCGCATCGCAGAAGTTTTTAAAACACTGACCCCTAAGTTGCCTTCCAGTACTTTTAAGCCGCCGTCAACCTTAAAAGGATTGGCCACGCTGGCGATGACCTGATCATCCCCGGACACTTCCGGTCCGTCGACCCATTTCAGCTCGCCGTTTTCCAGCACGGGTTGCTGGGTATAGCGGCTTAAACCTTTGCCGCAAATGGTTTCAACATCTTCATGCAACAGGCCGTTGCCCAGCAGCTCTTTAAACAAGAGCGCCATGCCGCCAGCCTGCTGGAAATGGTTGATATCGGCATGGCCGTTAGGATAGATACGAGTGATCAAAGGCACCACTTCAGACAAGTCATGGAAATCCTGGAAGTTAATGATGATCCCCGCCGCCCGGGCAAAAGCAATAATATGCATGGTCAGGTTGGTAGAGCCGCCGGTGGCCAGCAAGGCCACTATGGCATTAACCACCGAACGTTCGTCGATCATCTTGCCTATGGGCATATAATTACCGTTTTGCTGAGTTAACCGGGTCACCTGACGGGAGGCCGCCTTGGTTAATTCTTCCCGTAATTCGGTATTGGGAGCAACAAAAGAAGCCCCCGGTAAATGCAAGCCCATCACTTCTACCACCAGCTGGTTAGAGTTGGCGGTACCGAAGAAGGTGCAGGTACCGGCACTGTGATATGAGGCAGACTCGGCTTCAAGTAACTTGTCTTTACCTATCTCCCCCTTGGCAAATTGTTGGCGTACCCGGGCTTTTTCCTTATTGGGGATCCCCGAAGGCATTGGTCCAGCCGGTATAAAAACAGTCGGCAGGTGGCCGAAGGTCATGCTGGCAATGAGCAGGCCCGGGACGATCTTATCGCATATGCCCAGCATCAGGGCGCCGTCAAACATATTGTGGGACAGGGCCACAGCAGTAGACATGGCAATCACATCCCGGCTCATCAGACTGAGATCCATGCCGGGCTGTCCCTGGGTGACGCCGTCGCACATGGCAGGCACGCCGCCGGCAAACTGGGCGACACCGCCGGTTTCTTTTATCGCCACCTTGATGATCGGCGGATAGGTTTCATACGGCTGGTGAGCCGAAAGCATATCGTTATAGGCAGAGACAATGGCAATATCGCTGTGGTTGATGCCGCGCAGGGTTTGCTTGTCTTCTTTGCCGCAGGCGGCAAAACCATGGGCCAGATTACCGCACGACAGGCTGGCCCTGTGTACGGTTTCTGATTTGGCCTGCTCTATCTTATCCAGATAGGCACGGCGCGTGTTCTTACTGCGCGCAATAATCCGCTCGGTTATGGCTAAAATATCTTTATTCATGGTACTACTCCGCCCAAAATACGTGCGTATTCACTTGTGGGTGTTGCAAAAATGCCCTGATCGGCATTTCCAAAACCTGCTGCCCGTCAAGCGCCTGCTTCAGCACTCGTTTTTTACCGCTGCCGGCAATATGCAGGAAAATATTGTCACTTTTAATCAAACTGCTGAAGGTAAAACTGATACGCTGGTGCGGCGCGGTTTTCGGCTGCACCTTCACTAAGGCATCCGGGTTATCCGGCGCCAGGCCAGTTTCAATTTCATCACTGCACGGGAACAGGGAAGCGGTATGGCCGTCTTCTCCCATGCCTAAAATAAGCACGTCCAAAGGCAATAATGCCGACTTTGCCGCCAGGTTCAGATCCGTTAAGGTTTCATCCGTTAACGCTTCTCCCTGCTTAAGGTGAAAAAACTTGGCTTCACTGGCGTTATTCTGCAACAGGTGCTCATGTACCAGTTTGGTATTGCTGGCGTCATCATCTATATTGACCCAACGCTCATCGGCCAGGGTAATGGTCACTTTTTTCCAGGGCAGATCTTTTTGCGACAGCGCCTTAAAAAACCCTTTCGGGGTAGAGCCGCCGGAAACGGCGAGACTGGCCTTGCCTTTACTGGCGATGGCCTGAT
This genomic window from Thalassomonas viridans contains:
- the gap gene encoding type I glyceraldehyde-3-phosphate dehydrogenase, with the translated sequence MTIKVGINGFGRIGRFVFRAATLRDDIEVVGINDLIDVDYMAYMLKYDSTHGRFNGTVEVVDGNLVVNGKTVRVTAERDPAALKWNEINAEVIVESTGLFLTDEAARKHITAGAKKVVMSAPSKDDTPMFVCGVNLDSYQGEDIVSNASCTTNCLAPIAKVLNDNWGIADGLMTTVHATTATQKTVDSPSAKDWRGGRGAGQNIIPSSTGAAKAVGKVIPELNGRLTGMAFRVPTPNVSVVDLTVNLKKPASYQEICDAMEKASQGELKGILGYTEDQVVSNDFVGETCTSYFDAKAGIALTDSFVKLVSWYDNEIGYSNKVLDLVSYIASYEQSILKSA
- a CDS encoding bifunctional 4-hydroxy-2-oxoglutarate aldolase/2-dehydro-3-deoxy-phosphogluconate aldolase; this encodes MTVSKNWQISPKELFAMGPIVPVLVIKDVEDALPIARALLASGIKVLEVTLRTPSALEVIETIARELPEAVVGAGTVTNREMLQRCADAGAKFAISPGLTKDLLKAGNEGDIALIPGISSISEMMDAIDLGYDHLKFFPAEASGGVKAIKSIGGPFPDIRFCPTGGINLSNVRDYLALPNVACCGGSWLVTDDIVEQKNWAAITDLATQALNHVK
- a CDS encoding glucokinase, giving the protein MSTAMVNVVADIGGTNIRLGITDEQGNISELEVFQCNDFAGLAEVLEHYFTVKAIADKQINACLAIACPVENDLISMTNLPWQFSKSELKATLKLNKLLLINDYTAIAHAVPFLNDKQKVQIGQGSAAADKPIAICGPGTGLGVAHVVPANDQWLSLGGEGGHVDFAPVDEDEMRILSYLLSKYPRVSYEQVLSGLGLEQIYQALMFAKGESPLPYSAKDISERALNESCEVCQQALAQFCKILGSFAGNLALTMAAFGGVYIAGGIVPRFIEYFKHSEFRSRFEAKGRFVEFNKTIPTFVITESQPGIIGASAYLRQHNTEEL
- the edd gene encoding phosphogluconate dehydratase, which codes for MNKDILAITERIIARSKNTRRAYLDKIEQAKSETVHRASLSCGNLAHGFAACGKEDKQTLRGINHSDIAIVSAYNDMLSAHQPYETYPPIIKVAIKETGGVAQFAGGVPAMCDGVTQGQPGMDLSLMSRDVIAMSTAVALSHNMFDGALMLGICDKIVPGLLIASMTFGHLPTVFIPAGPMPSGIPNKEKARVRQQFAKGEIGKDKLLEAESASYHSAGTCTFFGTANSNQLVVEVMGLHLPGASFVAPNTELREELTKAASRQVTRLTQQNGNYMPIGKMIDERSVVNAIVALLATGGSTNLTMHIIAFARAAGIIINFQDFHDLSEVVPLITRIYPNGHADINHFQQAGGMALLFKELLGNGLLHEDVETICGKGLSRYTQQPVLENGELKWVDGPEVSGDDQVIASVANPFKVDGGLKVLEGNLGVSVLKTSAMREGSFVIEAPAVVFEDQHDLEAAFKAGELEKDFIAVVRFQGPKARGMPELHKLTPPLGVLQDKGFKVALVTDGRMSGASGKVPAAIHLCPEALDGGLIAKIRDGDMLRIDGETGELTLKVSDEELAQRDNAVFNVNGHHQGMGREIFGFMRRNLSSADTGACSLFDEDEVNVRGGVA
- the pgl gene encoding 6-phosphogluconolactonase, translating into MYQINEFNEKPALDNALADKVADLLNQAIASKGKASLAVSGGSTPKGFFKALSQKDLPWKKVTITLADERWVNIDDDASNTKLVHEHLLQNNASEAKFFHLKQGEALTDETLTDLNLAAKSALLPLDVLILGMGEDGHTASLFPCSDEIETGLAPDNPDALVKVQPKTAPHQRISFTFSSLIKSDNIFLHIAGSGKKRVLKQALDGQQVLEMPIRAFLQHPQVNTHVFWAE